A stretch of DNA from Dehalobacterium formicoaceticum:
CCGTAAAGATTCACACCCAGTTCGATGAAAAATTGGTAGCCCAGTCTATGGCCTTCTTTTCCCTTATTGGACTGATTTTGGGAGGCTGTGCCGTAGGTGTACATTTTTTGCTGGCTCATATTTTTTCCCTTCCTGTGAGTAATTTCTTTGCGGTGGTTTTTCTCATTATTTTAACAGGAAATCTCCATGGGGACGGATTAATGGATACAGCTGATGGGGTTTTCAGCGGCAGACCCCGGGAGCGGATCCTGGAAATTATGAAAGACAGCAGGGTAGGATCCCACGGTGTGATGGCGGCTATGATTTTTTTTCTGGGTCGGTTGATGTTATTGGGGGAAATGCCCCAGGAGATGCAGGAGTGGACCCTGGTGCTGGCAACCGTTTTCGGCCGTTGGTCCCAGGTATTGGGCGCAGCTTGGTATCCTTATGCGCGAAAAGATGGAGGAACCGCTTCCTTTACAAATTATGTTGGGTACCGGGAAGTCTTAATCAGCTTGTTTTTTCCGGTGGTTCTTAGTGTTTATTTATTAAAATTTCAGGCTGTGCTGCTTTTGGGATTTGTGGTGTTATCGATCTTGGTCCTGAATAATTATTTTCTAAAAAAGATCGGCGGGGTTACCGGAGATACATTAGGTGCGGTAAACGAATGTGTTGAGGTGCTTCTGCTCTTGATGCTGGTGATCTTTGATAAATTTTCATAATATATTTTTAAATGATGGGGGAGGGGAAAACATGGGTGTAAAGCTTCAGGAAGCAATAGCAAATATTAAACCCGTTGATAAAATATGGCGGGAAAAAGCCAGAAGGCATATTGACCAATTGGCTATTCCCCTGGGGAGCTTGGGGGATTTGCTGGATCTGGCGGAACAGCTGTCCGGAATTCAGGAAACATTAAAACCTTCTGTGAGGAAGAAAATGGTGGTTACCATGGCGGGAGATCACGGAGTGGTCGAGGAAGGAATCAGCTTGTGTTCTCAGGAGGTAACACCTCAAATGATCAATAATTTTGTCATGGGCGGAGCCTCTGTTAATGTCTTGGCGGAAGTTGCCGAGGCCGGGGTTACCGTGGTTGATATGGGTGTAGCAGCGGATTTAAGCTTCTTGGTGCAGGATGGAAAAATTCAATCTTATAAGATCGCCCCCGGGACCCGTAATATTGCCAGGGAAGCAGCGATGACCCGGGAGCAGGCAATCCGGGCTCTGGAAACCGGTATTGAGATTGCGGGCAATCTGGCGGCAGACGAGGTGGAACTGCTGGCTACCGGTGATATGGGGATCGGTAACACGACACCCAGCAGTGCGGTATTGGCATCATTGACCGGGCGTCCGGCAGCTCAGGTAACAGGCAGAGGTACCGGACTAAGTGATGAGGCGCTGGCCCACAAAGTCCGGGTGATTGAAAAGGCTCTTACCGTGAACCAACCTGACGGGAAGGATGCCATTGATGTTTTGTCCAAGGTTGGGGGCTTTGAAATCGGAGGCATCGCCGGGTTGATTCTGGGCGCGGCCTATTACCGGATACCCATATTGATTGATGGATTTATTTCTTCCGCCGGAGCACTTCTCGCTAAGGACATCGCCCCTGATGCTGTTGATTACATGATTGCCGCCCATCAATCCATGGAGTATGGGCACCGGTTTATGCTGGAGGAGCTGGGACTGAAGCCGATTCTGAACATGAACCTGCGTTTGGGAGAAGGAAGCGGGGCAGCATTAGCGATGAATATTGTGGAATCAGCCGCCCAGGCCATGTGCAAGATGCTGACTTATCAAGATTCCGGCGTGGCCAGTCCGGTACAGTAAAGAAGGTGAATAAAAGATGAAAAAGCTGGATTTTATGAAACATGATCCCCAGGAGAACAATCCTCAATATCTTGAGGATCTGGCTACCGGTTACTGGTTTTCAGAAGTTCTTTTTACGGCTGTGGAAATGGACATTTTTTCATCCTTGGAACCGGTGGGGAAGACACTGGAAGAATTAGTTCAGGGCACGGAATTAAATGAGTCAGGATTAAAACGATTTATGAAGGCTTTATGTGCCCTGGGCTTAGTTTCAGCGAATGGTTCAACTTATTATAACGGTCAAATGGCAGCTAAGTATCTGGTCAGGGGCAGGGAGGACTACCAGGGTGATTCCATCCTGTGGCGCAAACATATTTTTGATAATTGGCGCAGTCTGAAAGACTGTCTTCTGGAAGGGACGAGAGTAGTATACTCCCCCGTCGAAGATGATCTGACGGAACTGGAGGAAAGGAACCGTTGGTACAGTTCTGCCATGGGCTCTGTTGCCCGTAATAAGGCCGAGGAAATTTTACCATTTTTCCGGGATCTGTCTCTCACAGGTAATATTTTAGATGTTGGCGCGGGCACAGGGTCTATTGCTGCCGCCTTTCTGGAAACATATCCAGAATCCCAGGCGACACTTTTGGACCTGGATGCTGTTTTGGTTTATGCCCAGGAACAATTATCAGGTAAGTTTGGGGAGCGGATCAAATACTTTCCGGCCAATATTTTGGAGTCCTGGCCGGTTGAGGAGGGTCAATTTGATTTAGTGATCCTTTCAAATATTGTGCATGCTTATGGGGAAGAGGAAATTTCTCTGATATTAAAGAGGGCGGCAGCTTGTCTGAAACCGGAGGGGTATTTGCTCATTCATGATTTCTTTTTTGAGCACGGTCATGAAAAAGCGGCTCTTTTTGATCTTAATATGTTTGTTAATACCTTTAATGGAAAGGTGTTTAGCATTCATTGGATCAGAGAACAACTACAGGAACTGGGGCTTGCTGTGACGGAGATGGTGCCCTTGTCATCG
This window harbors:
- a CDS encoding DUF2284 domain-containing protein gives rise to the protein MKKLDFMKHDPQENNPQYLEDLATGYWFSEVLFTAVEMDIFSSLEPVGKTLEELVQGTELNESGLKRFMKALCALGLVSANGSTYYNGQMAAKYLVRGREDYQGDSILWRKHIFDNWRSLKDCLLEGTRVVYSPVEDDLTELEERNRWYSSAMGSVARNKAEEILPFFRDLSLTGNILDVGAGTGSIAAAFLETYPESQATLLDLDAVLVYAQEQLSGKFGERIKYFPANILESWPVEEGQFDLVILSNIVHAYGEEEISLILKRAAACLKPEGYLLIHDFFFEHGHEKAALFDLNMFVNTFNGKVFSIHWIREQLQELGLAVTEMVPLSSDTSLIFGAKNEDRLKALSLNKKGQLAAKIEHLGFRKASVVSTEIIHIPNWVNWHCNYGCSNFGAPHCPPNSPSPQQTREMLQDYTTCILIEGEPPTGDFQRQVLKAEKAAFYDGYYRAFALWAGPCSICAECGGTEGCKNTQSARPSMEASGIDVYETVKRAGISLKPLSPDDYYVKYFAILLLE
- the cobS gene encoding adenosylcobinamide-GDP ribazoletransferase, which translates into the protein MIGVKFLVALQFLTGIPVKIHTQFDEKLVAQSMAFFSLIGLILGGCAVGVHFLLAHIFSLPVSNFFAVVFLIILTGNLHGDGLMDTADGVFSGRPRERILEIMKDSRVGSHGVMAAMIFFLGRLMLLGEMPQEMQEWTLVLATVFGRWSQVLGAAWYPYARKDGGTASFTNYVGYREVLISLFFPVVLSVYLLKFQAVLLLGFVVLSILVLNNYFLKKIGGVTGDTLGAVNECVEVLLLLMLVIFDKFS
- the cobT gene encoding nicotinate-nucleotide--dimethylbenzimidazole phosphoribosyltransferase gives rise to the protein MGVKLQEAIANIKPVDKIWREKARRHIDQLAIPLGSLGDLLDLAEQLSGIQETLKPSVRKKMVVTMAGDHGVVEEGISLCSQEVTPQMINNFVMGGASVNVLAEVAEAGVTVVDMGVAADLSFLVQDGKIQSYKIAPGTRNIAREAAMTREQAIRALETGIEIAGNLAADEVELLATGDMGIGNTTPSSAVLASLTGRPAAQVTGRGTGLSDEALAHKVRVIEKALTVNQPDGKDAIDVLSKVGGFEIGGIAGLILGAAYYRIPILIDGFISSAGALLAKDIAPDAVDYMIAAHQSMEYGHRFMLEELGLKPILNMNLRLGEGSGAALAMNIVESAAQAMCKMLTYQDSGVASPVQ